GCCGATCAAGGCCGTGGACCTGCCGCAGCCGCTGATGAAGCTCATCGCCAAGATCAAGCCGTCCGACGCCGAAGTGGCCGCCAATCCGCGCGCGCGCTCGGCCGTGATGCGCGTGGCCGAACGCCTGCCCGCGAAAGGCGCACAATGAACGGCAAGATCAACCTGGTCCTGGCCGGCGCCCTGGTGCTGTGCGGCCTGTCCGTCGTGAAGGCGCAGTACATCGCGCGCCACCTGTTCATCGACCTCGAGACGATGCAGCAGCAGGCGCGCCAGCTCGACATCGACTGGGCCCAGCTCCAGCTCGACCAGTCCACCCTGGGCAAGAACGCGCGCATCGAGCAGATCGCGCGCACCGATTTGAACATGGCGCCGCTGACCCCGGCGCGCACGCAGTACCTGACGGAAGGCGCCAAATGAAGAACGGCGTGAACGGATCGCGCGTGGCCGCCTCGAAGGGCGTGGCCTTCTCGAAAAGCCCGGTGCTGGCGGTGCGCCTGCCGACCTGGCGTTCGCGCGTGGTGCTGTTCGTGATG
This window of the Massilia sp. R2A-15 genome carries:
- the ftsL gene encoding cell division protein FtsL, giving the protein MNGKINLVLAGALVLCGLSVVKAQYIARHLFIDLETMQQQARQLDIDWAQLQLDQSTLGKNARIEQIARTDLNMAPLTPARTQYLTEGAK